A segment of the Ipomoea triloba cultivar NCNSP0323 chromosome 1, ASM357664v1 genome:
TTCGGAGTTCTACTTCTAGAGATTATAACCGGAATGAAAAATAGTTCTTTCCCCAGCATCATGGAATCAACTGGACCTCAAGATCTTCCTAGCTATGTGAGGCGGATCAATCCAGAAACAAGCCACAACCATTGTCAGTGAATCAAGTTTCCACTTCAGAGCTGTATCCTAGATAATTTTAGgctgaaatattttttttttaatttttacattaGCTTTCTTAACTTACGCCAAATTAATAATAAGTTCTCAAAATTCAAGAGTCGCTAGAAGAGATAAATTGTGAATCATAAGGAATCCATCTCCACCTTATCATTGAAATATTGCATGCTATTAAGTTAGGTGGCCGATCACTTAAATTATCCAAATGCCTCTTGCATAATTTGAGCATAACTATGAAagagataattcaatttcacCCAACTCATAACCAAGTTCAACATGAAAGAcaatacaaaacctaattttgGCAATTGAAATCACATAAGCTCTCATACTAAGAAGTTCAATAATTAAAATCCCTAGATATGTTTAACTACTcataattgaaatgtaaaactaaGAAGCAATTGAATAAACATTGAATTCAAAACTACAAGGAATGTAAGATGCAAAAACATGAATTAGAGAACTTAACTTAATGATTGAATTTGACAGAGTAAATCTGGAATTTGATGTTGAATTTGTAATTACAAGGGGTAATCTTCCTCTAAATCATCCAATAGATGATGGATTACAATGTGGAAATGTTCTAAGAAGGGTTTTTGTAGAGAGAAATCTAGAGggagaacaaaaaaaatgaaaaatgttatgatattattattattattattaaaccaaGTGGATCATAATCCCTGAAAACATGGATGTATGGAGTTGATATATCCCTTAAAACATGAAAGCTTAAATCATGGAATGTTTTAAGGGATGTGGGGCACAAAGCATCAAACATGGATTAGTGGTGTGATGTGTGACTAAATAATGAGTAGCTTTTGTCatctttgcatatatatatatgtattgccGTAGGAATTGATGTGAATGAATGTAGTGAAGAATTAATTCAAAGCAAAAAATTTAGAAAGCTTTCATAGCTATTCCTTCGTCCTTTCCCCTCTTTCTCTCAATTactatagatatatttatattaaatatatcttacatttggtatcagagcctatcaACCTTCCAACCCTGAGATATTTTTTCTAGTGAAATAtggccaataatttcaatattgtatggtCGGGTCCTAAATTAGACGGGAAgctcgattacaattattggcaaattatgatgaccacacatttgaaagctcaaaatctttggagctatgttgatcccggtctaccagaaggagctgatgcagcTGCTACACGGCGAGATCAATTGGCGTTGGGACAAATTCATCAAGGTGTTCATTACTCCATTTTTGGGCAACTAGCTCGTGCTCAAACAGCAAAAGAAGCTTGGGACATCTTAAAGGTGTCAAACAAAGGAGTCGACCGGTCACAGAAGTCCAAGCTGCAGACGTTGAGAAGGTTGTATGATCGTTGTGAGATGACCTCTATAGAAACGGTAGATATGTATTTCTCTCGTCTTATTGATCTTGTtaataagatgaggttatacgGAGACACAATTGAagatggtgcagtggttgaaaaagttctgcgaacgatgccgatgaagtatgaccatgtggtggcttcaataacaGAGTCACACGATACCGAGGACTTGTCAATTGCTGAGTTAAAAGGTANAGGATTcagaggaagaggacgtggtaactccaatcaaggaagaggtggaggtaataCCAAGCAAGGTAGATTTCCatttaattgctacaattgcGGCAAGTATGGACACAAAATTGCAGATTGCTGGTATAAAGAGGATGATCATGAACAAGCAAATGTTGCTGAAAAATCTGGTGAGAGTTCTACTGAACCTGAAATCTTATTTTTGGCCAGTAACAGTTTGTCTGcagatgaaaacatatggttcttggatactggatgtagtaaccatatgtgCGAAAAGAAGAAATTGTTTTCAGAATTGGATGAATCAGTTCGATCTGAAGTGACATTTGGGaataagtcaaaagtgccaattttgggaaaaggtaaaatctctattaagttgaaggatggtactcacaattttatatccgatGTGTTTTATGTTCCTGActtacaccaaaatttgttaagtatggggcagttgtcagaaaagggatataaaataaatatcattgGAGGGTGTTGTACCATCATTGATGccaagggagttttgattgcaaaggtaaatatgtcccaaaatcgactatttcctttggAAATCAATCATGCACATcttacttgctttaattctgAAATCCGAGATGATAATTGGTTGTGGCATATGCGGTTTGGGCATTTTCATTTCTccggattaaattatttagcaagaaagaaacttgTTTTCGATTTGCCAATTATTAACGTTCCTGACAAAATTTGTGAGagttgtttgattgggaagaagcatagagaACCTTTTCTTGCAGGCAAGTCTAAAAGAGCAACAAAGCAGTTGGAGATTGTTCACTCAGATCTGTGTTCAGTGGAAGTTCCTTCAAATGGAGGTTGTAAATACTTTAttaccttcattgatgatttcagtagaaaaacatgggtttattttctgaaacagaagtcagatgcatgtgatgtttttcaacaatttaaggtttttgttgaaaaacaaagtggttataagattaaaattttgagaactgatagaggtacagaatatattgcatgtgatgaatttttaaagaaaaatggtattcagcatcaaatgacagctaggtacactccacaacaaaacggAGTGGCTGAAAGAAAGAATAGATCTATCATGGATATGGTGAGATGCATgatgaaatctaaaaatatgcctaaacctttttgggcagaagctgttgcttgtgctgttcatgtgttgaataggtgtccaactaaaagtgttcgtgataagacacctAAGGAAGCTTGGAGTGGGAGTAAACCATCTATCAGacatctcaaggtttttggatgtttggcatatgcacatgtgccagatcagttgagaaagaagttggacgataaaggtgagaagtgtatttttattggttatagtgacatttcaaaggcttataaattgtataatcctgaaactcaaaaggttgttataagtcgtgatgtcacttttgatgaatatggtgcatgggattggtcaactaaagaagaaaggtcagttgttgttcccattattcctgataatgagcaattggtttcagataatgttcaatcttctttacagccagagtcatcagttcggagatctcaacgcgagcgTCACTTACCAGCTCGTTTGGAAGATTATGTTTTGGGTAATGATAATGACTTgactgatgaagagattgttcagtttgctctctttgcagattgtgaccctatatcatttgaggaggctgctacagaaactcattggcttaaggcaatggatgaggagatttgtgccattgaaaagaatggtacttGGGAGTTAACAGAATTACCTCCCgaaaagaagccaattggagtaaagtgggtttataaaaccaaatacaagtcaaatggtgaggttgaccgttttaaggcacggttggtagcaaagggttacaaacaaaaaccaggtattgattattttgaggtttttgctcctgtaagtagacttgatactgtgcgaatgcttatttctcttgctgctcaaaatgattggaaattgtttcaaatggatgtcaagtctgcttttttgaatggttttcttgaagaagaaatatatgttgagcaacctgcagggtatgtgaagaaaggggaagaaaataaggtttacaagttgagaaaagctttgtatggtttaaaacaggcacccagagcatggtatggttgcattgattcttattttattGAGAATGGTTTTATGAGGTGTCCTTATGAGCATACTCTGTATGTCAAATACACAGATTTTGgagatattgttataatctgtctgtatgttgatgatttgatttttactggaaacaatttgaaactaatctcagaattcagggaggcactcattaagaaatttgaaatgactgatatgggccttatgtgttactttcttggtcTTGAAGTTGTTCAGATGAATGGTGGAATCTTCATTTCACAGAAAAAATatgctgctgatattttgaaaaagatcaaaatggaaaactccaaaccagtttcaactccagtagctgaaaagttgaagatgtccaaagatgagtgtggtaagaatgtgaatgttacagcTTATAAAAGTTTAATGGGGAGTTTGAGGTATTTGGTAGCTACAAGGccagatatttcttttggagttggaatactcagcagattcatggaggaaccaaaagaatcacattgggttgcagcaaagcgaattctgagatatgtcaaaggtacgagtaatgatggaattttttactctactaatgatgcagtgaaacttgttggatatacagacagtgattgggctggagatgttgagacaagaaaaagcacatcaggatatgccttctatcttggttctGCTATATTTTCctggtcttcaaagaagcagcagattgtagcactttcaaccgcagaagcagaatacattgcagcagcaaactgtgctactcaagcaatttggctcagaagaattttggagtttttgcAACAAAAGCAGGAGGCAcctacaacaattttttgtgacaacaagtCTGCCATTTCGTTGTCAAAAAATCCTGTTTTTCATGGTCGCagcaaacacattgatatcaagtatcacaagaTCAGGGAGTTGGTAGCTgaaaaacaaattaacattGAGTACTGTGCAAGTGAATGTCAAGTTGCTGATATTTTTACAAAGCCATTGAAGACAGAGACATTTCTCAAACTGAAGAAGGAAATTGGGATGACGAATATATCCAACTTGGTTTAAGGGAGGCAAtgttatgatattattattattattattaaaccaaGTGGATCATAATCCCTGAAAACATGGATGTATGGAGTTGATATATCCCTTAAAACATGAAAGCTTAAATCATGGAATGTTTTAAGGGATGTGGGGCACAAAGCATGAAACATGGATTAGTGGATGAGTGATGTGTGACTAAATAATGAGTAgcttttgtcatctttgtatgcatatatatatatgtattgccGTAGGAATTGATGTGAATGAATGTAGTGAAGAAttaattcaaagaaaaaaatttagaaagctTTCATAGCTATATCCATTCGTCCTTTCCCCTCTTTctctcaattaaatacatagatatatttgattaaatatatctaacaaaaaataaaaacaaaataaccaCTCCAAGCTATTTATAGTCTGACGTTCGCTCCAAACCGCAGCCCATTGGACAAGGAGTCACGGTTCCATGAGGCTCAAGGATAAGAATCTGATCAATACACTCACGCTAAGACTCACACCGAGTCTTAGCGTGAGTCCCCTAATCACAAACTCAGCAGGGGACTCATGTTGGCACTCACGGCGTGAGTGCCAACCGTGAGCTCCTTCAAATTGCCTTCACGCTACCATTTTGCTCTTTCGTCCGCCAGTGTGCCCTCATGTGCTTGCCTTGTACTCTAATGCCTCGTGTTTTCCAAGATTAACATCCTTTCATGCTTGCTTGCACCATTACTCGATCTTTTCTTCCTTCAATCAAAAGTACACCAAATTAAACATTGTTAGTGtaattattcctaacaattttccTAGGATTACAAGATAAGATTTACTTAGTGCACATCTTTGAATAGTGGCTAGAAATTTCcatcgtcactcaaaaaaaaaatattacttactttttaatctaaaatttacttatatattgacataataaatatattgacttatatattaacataattaattaaaatgaataaataagccACAAtatatctttttcttttattcttctaataaaataaattatgtggTGTAAATTTTACCGGCTATTGTACACATAATTTTCCTTACCCGTACGTCACGTTTCGGAACCAAACGCGTTATCAGAGGTTCCaccacaaacaaacaaacaacctCAGTCTCTTTGAGTCTTCGTTTGTACGTAAAGCACTTATACACGCTAATTACTACTACTCAGGAAGAACAAAATCCTTTGACAAGATGAGTACCTAGTGAAACAGTGAAACTACATTCTAATTCATTTAGAGATTGTTGGGGTTTATTGTGAGCAGTAAACAAAAATCTAATCTTTGTTGATTCACAAACCGTCTGGCTGGGTATGTGGGTGTCTGGGATTGACAATTCCACCTTTTGTCACAAGAGATTGTTTGTTATAACCactattgcaaaaatccccgcctaggcacctgcctaggtgctaggcgctcctagaccgaggcgaattgctcgcTAGGCGTCTGCCTAGGTGGCTGATATGATCttaattgtgcatatttttctaagtattttgGATCAACTTTTGAGCTTAAATGTATTAATTTGCTATCTTCAATGCATTTTTCTTGCTTTCTTAATTAGATATggtttcattcttgatttgagtgttTTATGGCGTTTGTTAGCGTTTTGAAACCATTTTAGATAAAACGCGAAGCAAAGGAACGTTCGAAGACATGTTTGGGAGTCAAAATGGATGAAGAATGCTTACATTGAGGCTGCAACGCGTCCAGGATCAAATTAGACACGTCGAGAATTTTGAGCCAAGgtcagggctcgacgcgtcgagaatatgCCGTAACAATTTTCGGGAAAAATCTTCAAGGCTCAACGCGTCGAGCCCCATTCTCGACGCGTTGAGAATCTTGTGACAACACAAAAATCTACTGCGCGGAATtgcctattttgcccctatttttgctcccactataaaaggctcattttcccaaaaccctAGACCTAAGCTGCATTTTTGGAGACAAAAAGAGTGAGAGTAAAGGGGGTTTTCCTCTTCAAGGAGGCAAGGAGGGATCCACCACTTTTGGAGAAGATACTCACCATCAAGGAGCTACAAGAGCTTAGGAGGAACAAGGAGAGGCTATGAATTGAAGACTACATTCGGGAGAATCTCTTCCccttttcctttactttcttagtttttgtaaactcttttgacatttgtgctttaaattcaataCTAGCCATGAGTGGCTAATCTATTtagggatttttgggtgaaagttgtttatgaacctattgtGCCTTGTTCTTAATGTTTTAatgatatatgttttatatttgggttttatacttatgatgcaattgtgatttctattgtgatgcttgtgattaaaggcctaaattacttgtatcttgCTATAGTTGTGTCTTGACGGGAGTTAGGGCATAGACTAGAGCACTCACATTTGCACTTGACTTTTGCACCTTGGGAGAGGGCAAGTTTGTTAAGGGATGTTTCCTAGATTGCTTGTTCTTAATTTGTTATTGTGGTTGTCTCATGGGAGTGAGTATTCCAAAGTTCTTTATTGTGGGTTTGAATTATGGGAGTAATTCCTTCCCCTTTGTGAAAGCAATCATCCACATTTGTTAGAACCCGAATTGCATATCTCACCTTAGTTTGACACTAGGCgattaaacacttaaacccggaaatctcactctctctctatttgttttcatcaactagttttctttattctattttattacaACATTTGCAACCGttcaaacaccattttcgttaggattagcttcatAAGAATATGTTAGTAACTAGTGTTCGGTacgccccgcttccctgtggatcgataccccagaatactccgggtatttgtttgttaaaatatgctgcaatcagtggccggccgcctaggaggccgcctaatgcctaactcggccgactgggccgagttagcagccgactaggccgaatttggccgagttaactctcccaactcggcagagttagccgagttaactcgagctagtcggccttgttaattttattattatatttatatatatatatatttaaatttatttatttatataagtaagagaagtaagagatatatatatatataatatataatataatatatgacatacacccacacacatgaattaattttttgtttttataggtcgccgcctaaaccgcttaggcgctaggcgctagtctaccgcccgactagcacctagcgcctactgcaacgtAACCATGGTTATAACCACTTATGGGATATATATGGACCTGGCCCCGAAAGGTTGAGGTGGGCAGGCAGCGAAACAACAACCGAAACAGAGAGGACGGATGAGGTAATTGGGTGGAACATAGTAAAGGGTAAACAACCGAGTCAGTCCTATGCCAGATGAGAGGGTTAACCAGTCTGCTAGAAGAAGTTGAGTGACTGAGTCAGTAGACAGCCAGGGAGAGAAGCATGGTTAGTTATACCAGTCGGATAGAGGAGCAGATCGGATGGCTACATTAAGCCGTCTTCAAGGAGTCGATAAAGAACCGACTTTGTGGAGGAGGGAGCCGCCCGGAGAGGGTAGTGAGAAGAGTAACCCGAGTGCTCAGCAGGAGGGGAGCAATGAGGGTAATTAGTGCGGAGTTATTAGCAATAATGAGCATTGATGATAAACTAGTCATTTCACTCTTTTTGTCCATGTATAAAAGGCCTGAGAGGACTCAAAGAAAAgggttaaaaattttaaatatacactAGAGTTAAGAGAAAGGGTTTTTTTCCGACAAACTATTAGCATTTCCAGTAGTGTTGGACCCACCGGATGACTGCATTAGCGGTCACAAAACCAACAACCACATACACATTTTTGACAGATACAGTATAACAGGGTTGATTCTTGTTCTGACTAAGAGGGTTGTATATTTGAACTTATTAAAACTTGACCAATGTCAACTCCTCTCTACTCCTTCCTTCACGTTACGTTGTTCCCACgacaataaataaaagaacCTACCATATGCATCTTCTTCACTGGATATACACTCTATTGTccctaataaatttattatgtcAATGTGTTCTGTTCTATGATATCCCGGCCCTCACAATTAAtatgatgacgatgatgatgatttggTTTTGCTTGTTGATGCGCCTCATAACCAAAACTAGCTCTGATCTTGCTCTGCTACTTCACTGCAGAAATACAACTACTTACACTCCTAATAGCACCTATAAAGCCAACCTTGATTCTCTTCTCTCCATTCTCTCCTCCAATGACACCCGTGAGAATGGTTTCTACCACGCTAGAGTCGGCGGCGAGGGTTCCAACGACACCGTGTACGGCTTGTTCTTGTGCCGGGGCGACGTCCCACCGGAAGTTTGCAAAAGCTGCGTTGTAGAAGCGGGTGTCACTCTACCAGATCTttgcaacaatggaaagacGGCTATCATTTGGTACGATAATTGTATGGTGCGTTACTCGGAGAAGTCCATGCTGGGGATAATAGACCTATCGACCGGGGTTGAATGGACAAACAAGGAAAACGGCACTGAACCAAATAGGTACATGCAGTTTGTGGGAAAGGTGTTTGATCAGATAATCACTCGAGCATCCAGTGGCTCCGACAAGAAATTTGCAGTGTTGGAAGCTAATTTTAGTGTGTTTGAGATGGTGTACGCTCTTGGTCAGTGTACTCCTGACCTTTCTAACGTTGAATGTCAGATATGTTTGAGGAATGTTACTGCAAAGCTGCCTAGTTTTGATTTTGGATCCAGAGGTGCTAGAGTCGTGTATCCAAGCTGTAACATTAGGTATGAGCAATACCCTTTCTACTATCTCTCAGCCTTGGCAGCACCCCCGCCACCCCCTCTTGTACATCCTTATCTTCCACGAACTACGCTTCCCAAGTCCGTTAGAAGCAAAGGTAAACTCTTCCCAATTAAGTACTCAAAtggaaatttatttaatttaaatcaaCCTCAGTAGTGCAATTTTTTAAAGGGGTTTTTCAGTGCATGACAACTAAGAAAGAGATGGAAGAAAGAAGATGAAAAATGGAgtaaaagagaagaaagaaaacaaaattctaacaaaaaagaaaaataaaaaaagttctTAGCTTTGAAACCCCCACGACCGCGTTCAGTGCACAGGCCAGTTGAGCGCGGCATGTGAGCCAAACGTGCACCTGCAGTTGTATGATTTACTTTTAATCATATTTAATGAGTCTCACCAAAAAAATTTTACTTACAAAAAAAATCCTAGGAGAATTCTCTTAGTGCATCCATATATGTGATTTTGTTAGgttttttgcagaaaaaaaaaaaaattgctttacAAGAACAAAACTGATGGGAAATTTGGTTTTTGGAGAAACTTTACTCTTgcaaatacaaaattttgtaggagaagaaaaaaaacttcAGATGCTCGTTTGGGGCGTCAAAGTTGGCGGCTACTCTGACTGTTTTTgttgcttttcttttatttatttttaattgttagattcttttctttttctttttccttttctttttctctcccaTTTATTCTCTCTCTTACATGGTCTctttaaaaattgtgtaaaaaaCCAAAACACTTTTCTCTTTATTCAAATGCTGTATGTGAGGATTAATTTCAGTTTTCAAGggaaatagaaaataattccattagtgtatatatattcatgtaggGAGTAAAGGTAAATCTTCTGTAGAAGTGATTATTGCAGCctctgtagtgtcaattactgGCATATCACTCCTCGCTGTCAGCTTctgtttcttgaaaatgaaaagAGCAAAGAAGTCCCATTTTGATGTGAAGGAGACGACTACTGGTAACGCAATTATTGCTTGTGATTATCAACTGAGTTCTAGTAATCTAGTtagtattactaattaattaatccgTCTGCCaattatatactccatatttgTGTAGGCATGACTGAAATTCCAACAGGGGAGTCGACACAATATGAATTTGGTACAATTGAAGCTATCACAAATTGGTTCTCCCATGATAATGAGATTGGAGAAGGTGGATATGGTGCAGTTTACAAGGCAATGGCTAATCTTTCAATCTATAAGATTGAATAATCTTCATTTTAGACTTATGAATTTCATCGTTCACTAATAATTATACTTATTTGTAGTGTGGTCTACAAGGCAATGTCTAATCTTCCTATCTACAAGATCGAATAATCCTCATTTTAGACGACTTATACTTATTTATGGTGCTCAGGGAAGGCTTCCCAATGGACAAGATGTAGCAGTAAAGAGGCTGTCGAGAGGTTCAACACAAGGAGCTCAAGAATTCATGAATGAGGTTGAAATAGTTGCCAAGCTTCAACATAGAAATTTAGTTAGGCTACTAGGATTTTGCTatgaaggagaagaaaagatacTCATTTATGAATTTGTGCTCAACAAAAGCCTTAACTACTTTTTATTTGGTTAGTTGCAAATCTTTCATTATTCCATTCTTCTTATTTTGAATGGCCATTGCCAAACTCTCAACTTAATTTCGgtacatattttaatgtattcagatcaagaaaaacaaaatatactGGATTGGTTAATGCGTTACAAGATTATAAGAGGAATAGCACGAGGGCTACTTTACCTTCATGAAGATTCACGTCTCAGAATCATACATCGTGATCTGAAAATAAGCAATATACTATTGGATGCAAATATGAATCCCAAAATAGCTGATTTTGGCATGGCAAAAATATTTGGAGTTAATCAAACTGAAGGAAATACAAACAGAATTGTGGGAACATAGTAAGTCATGTCGAATTGTTTATCTGAATTATTAGTTATGTTAACAATATCATTTACATTCAAGTGTTTTCTATTCCATTATTGCAAATAAGAAAATGCCATTATTTGAAACACTACTTTTATTTGTATTCCTTACCAAGTtgttgattttataattatattgctTTGTAGTGGTTACATGTCTCCTGAGTATGCAATGCATGGTGAGTTCTCTGTGAAGTCTGATGTTTTCAGTTTTGGAGTTGTGCTTTTAGAAATTATTACTGGAGCAAAAAATCGCAACTTCTGCCAATCAAATAAAGCACAAGACCTTCTTAGCTATGTGAGTAGAATTGTAGAAACTCTCATGTTAAATTCATCTATTTTCTCTGTAGTTTTAAGTTTGTTTTGCCGTACAGATATAGAGATGTTTATATTTTGTGGG
Coding sequences within it:
- the LOC116029144 gene encoding putative receptor-like protein kinase At4g00960 isoform X1 is translated as MMTMMMIWFCLLMRLITKTSSDLALLLHCRNTTTYTPNSTYKANLDSLLSILSSNDTRENGFYHARVGGEGSNDTVYGLFLCRGDVPPEVCKSCVVEAGVTLPDLCNNGKTAIIWYDNCMVRYSEKSMLGIIDLSTGVEWTNKENGTEPNRYMQFVGKVFDQIITRASSGSDKKFAVLEANFSVFEMVYALGQCTPDLSNVECQICLRNVTAKLPSFDFGSRGARVVYPSCNIRYEQYPFYYLSALAAPPPPPLVHPYLPRTTLPKSVRSKGSKGKSSVEVIIAASVVSITGISLLAVSFCFLKMKRAKKSHFDVKETTTGMTEIPTGESTQYEFGTIEAITNWFSHDNEIGEGGYGAVYKGRLPNGQDVAVKRLSRGSTQGAQEFMNEVEIVAKLQHRNLVRLLGFCYEGEEKILIYEFVLNKSLNYFLFDQEKQNILDWLMRYKIIRGIARGLLYLHEDSRLRIIHRDLKISNILLDANMNPKIADFGMAKIFGVNQTEGNTNRIVGTYGYMSPEYAMHGEFSVKSDVFSFGVVLLEIITGAKNRNFCQSNKAQDLLSYAWEQWRDGTPLNILDPILAESYIINEVIQCIYISLLCVQEDVDERPTMPEVMLMLNSYPINNWLAPREPAFYRSGSEKISKETELELSVTINDASISELCPR
- the LOC116029144 gene encoding cysteine-rich receptor-like protein kinase 25 isoform X2, translated to MMTMMMIWFCLLMRLITKTSSDLALLLHCRNTTTYTPNSTYKANLDSLLSILSSNDTRENGFYHARVGGEGSNDTVYGLFLCRGDVPPEVCKSCVVEAGVTLPDLCNNGKTAIIWYDNCMVRYSEKSMLGIIDLSTGVEWTNKENGTEPNRYMQFVGKVFDQIITRASSGSDKKFAVLEANFSVFEMVYALGQCTPDLSNVECQICLRNVTAKLPSFDFGSRGARVVYPSCNIRYEQYPFYYLSALAAPPPPPLVHPYLPRTTLPKSVRSKGSKGKSSVEVIIAASVVSITGISLLAVSFCFLKMKRAKKSHFDVKETTTGMTEIPTGESTQYEFGTIEAITNWFSHDNEIGEGGYGAVYKGRLPNGQDVAVKRLSRGSTQGAQEFMNEVEIVAKLQHRNLVRLLGFCYEGEEKILIYEFVLNKSLNYFLFDQEKQNILDWLMRYKIIRGIARGLLYLHEDSRLRIIHRDLKISNILLDANMNPKIADFGMAKIFGVNQTEGNTNRIVGTYGYMSPEYAMHGEFSVKSDVFSFGVVLLEIITGAKNRNFCQSNKAQDLLSYAWEQWRDGTPLNILDPILAESYIINEVIQCIYISLLCVQEDVDERPTMPEWK